A region from the Citrobacter telavivensis genome encodes:
- the iscA gene encoding iron-sulfur cluster assembly protein IscA, translating into MSITLSDSAAARVNTFLANRGKGFGLRLGVRTSGCSGMAYVLEFVDEPAAEDTVFEDKGVKVVVDGKSLQFLDGTQLDFVKEGLNEGFKFTNPNVKDECGCGESFHV; encoded by the coding sequence ATGTCGATTACACTTAGCGACAGTGCAGCAGCGCGAGTAAATACCTTCCTGGCGAACCGCGGTAAAGGGTTTGGCCTGCGTCTGGGCGTGAGAACCTCCGGCTGCTCAGGTATGGCGTATGTACTGGAATTTGTTGATGAACCGGCGGCAGAAGATACCGTGTTTGAAGACAAAGGCGTTAAGGTCGTGGTTGACGGAAAAAGCCTGCAATTTCTGGACGGAACGCAGTTAGACTTCGTAAAAGAAGGTCTGAACGAAGGGTTTAAATTCACTAACCCGAATGTGAAAGACGAGTGTGGTTGCGGCGAAAGCTTCCACGTGTAA
- a CDS encoding IscS subfamily cysteine desulfurase, whose protein sequence is MKLPIYLDYSATTPVDPRVAEKMMQFLTLDGTFGNPASRSHRFGWQAEEAVDIARNQIADLVGADPREIVFTSGATESDNLAIKGAANFYQKKGKHIITSKTEHKAVLDTCRQLEREGFEVTYLAPQSNGIIDLNALEAAMRDDTILVSIMHVNNEIGVVQDIATIGEMCRARGIIYHVDATQSVGKLPIDLSQLKVDLMSFSGHKIYGPKGIGALYVRRKPRIRIEAQMHGGGHERGMRSGTLPVHQIVGMGEAYRIAKEEMETEMARLRGLRNRLWNGVKDMEEVYLNGDLEQGAPNILNVSFNYVEGESLIMALKDLAVSSGSACTSASLEPSYVLRALGMTDELAHSSIRFSLGRFTTEEEIDYTIELVRKSIGRLRDLSPLWEMHKQGVDLNSIEWSHH, encoded by the coding sequence ATGAAATTACCGATTTATCTCGATTACTCCGCAACCACGCCGGTGGACCCGCGTGTTGCCGAGAAAATGATGCAGTTCCTGACGCTGGACGGAACCTTTGGTAACCCGGCCTCCCGTTCACACCGTTTCGGCTGGCAGGCTGAAGAGGCGGTGGATATCGCCCGTAATCAGATTGCCGATCTGGTGGGTGCCGATCCGCGTGAAATCGTCTTTACCTCCGGTGCGACTGAATCCGACAACCTGGCGATCAAAGGTGCAGCCAACTTTTATCAGAAAAAAGGCAAGCACATCATCACCAGCAAAACCGAACACAAAGCCGTGCTGGATACCTGCCGTCAACTGGAGCGCGAAGGGTTTGAAGTAACCTACCTGGCGCCGCAGAGCAACGGAATTATCGATCTCAACGCGCTGGAAGCGGCGATGCGTGACGACACCATTCTGGTTTCCATCATGCACGTGAATAACGAAATCGGTGTGGTGCAGGATATCGCGACTATCGGCGAAATGTGCCGTGCGCGCGGCATCATCTATCACGTTGACGCCACCCAGAGCGTGGGCAAACTGCCTATCGATCTGAGCCAACTGAAAGTTGACCTGATGTCTTTCTCCGGTCACAAAATTTATGGCCCGAAAGGGATCGGCGCGCTGTACGTTCGCCGTAAACCGCGTATTCGCATCGAAGCACAGATGCACGGTGGCGGCCACGAACGCGGTATGCGTTCCGGTACGCTGCCCGTCCACCAGATAGTCGGCATGGGCGAAGCCTATCGCATCGCGAAAGAAGAGATGGAAACCGAGATGGCGCGTCTGCGCGGTCTGCGTAACCGTCTGTGGAACGGCGTGAAAGATATGGAAGAAGTCTACCTGAACGGTGACCTCGAACAGGGCGCGCCAAACATCCTCAACGTGAGCTTTAACTATGTTGAAGGCGAGTCGCTGATCATGGCGCTGAAAGACCTTGCGGTCTCTTCAGGTTCCGCCTGTACCTCTGCGAGCCTCGAGCCTTCCTATGTGCTGCGCGCGCTGGGAATGACCGACGAGCTGGCGCATAGCTCTATTCGTTTCTCTTTAGGTCGTTTTACTACCGAAGAAGAGATTGATTACACCATCGAACTGGTTCGTAAATCTATCGGCCGTCTGCGTGACCTTTCTCCACTGTGGGAAATGCACAAGCAGGGCGTGGATCTGAACAGCATCGAATGGTCACATCATTAA
- a CDS encoding DUF1007 family protein, protein MIRGVLLVLLAFLTFTVSAHPHSFIRLKTEVVSDNGSIVALKMRWTMDELTSADLLYDAGDAKPGSDIWKKLAAEVMANVLGQHYFTEMWHNGQRVKFKNRPTEYGMVRDEHQAVLTFVLPLAEPQPLSGQRYTFSTFDPSYYVDMSYEEDRDATLSPTMRERCKIALHTPEPNEASLSFAQSLDKDDAPPEDMELGKQFAQTVTVTCQ, encoded by the coding sequence ATGATACGCGGCGTTTTGTTGGTGTTACTCGCTTTTTTGACGTTTACGGTGAGCGCACATCCTCACAGTTTTATCCGTCTGAAAACGGAAGTGGTTAGCGATAACGGGTCTATTGTGGCGCTAAAAATGCGCTGGACGATGGATGAGCTGACCTCTGCCGACCTGCTCTATGATGCGGGCGATGCAAAACCGGGTTCCGACATCTGGAAAAAACTGGCGGCGGAAGTGATGGCGAATGTCCTGGGACAGCACTATTTTACCGAAATGTGGCACAACGGACAGCGCGTCAAATTTAAAAACCGCCCCACGGAATACGGTATGGTGCGCGATGAGCATCAGGCGGTGCTCACCTTCGTGCTGCCGCTTGCCGAACCGCAGCCGTTGAGCGGGCAACGTTATACCTTCTCGACCTTTGATCCCTCTTATTATGTCGATATGAGCTACGAAGAAGACCGCGATGCGACGCTATCGCCGACGATGCGTGAGCGCTGCAAAATCGCGCTACATACCCCCGAGCCGAACGAGGCGTCGCTCAGTTTTGCCCAGTCTCTGGATAAGGACGATGCGCCGCCAGAGGATATGGAACTGGGTAAACAATTCGCGCAGACGGTGACAGTCACATGCCAGTAA
- the iscR gene encoding Fe-S cluster assembly transcriptional regulator IscR — MRLTSKGRYAVTAMLDVALNSEAGPVPLADISERQGISLSYLEQLFSRLRKNGLVSSVRGPGGGYLLGKDAGSIAVGEVISAVDESVDATRCQGKGGCQGGDKCLTHALWRDLSDRLTGFLNNITLGELVNNQEVLDVSGRQHSHDAPRTNRAQDAIDVKLRA; from the coding sequence ATGAGACTGACATCTAAAGGGCGTTATGCCGTGACCGCAATGTTGGACGTTGCGCTCAACTCCGAAGCGGGCCCGGTACCGTTGGCTGATATTTCTGAACGTCAGGGAATTTCCCTTTCTTATCTGGAACAGCTGTTCTCCCGTTTGCGTAAAAATGGTCTGGTTTCCAGCGTACGTGGACCAGGCGGCGGTTATCTGCTGGGCAAAGATGCCGGCAGTATTGCAGTTGGTGAAGTGATTAGCGCTGTTGACGAGTCGGTTGATGCGACCCGTTGTCAGGGCAAAGGCGGTTGTCAGGGCGGCGATAAATGCCTGACCCACGCGCTGTGGCGTGACTTGAGCGACCGTCTGACCGGTTTCCTCAACAACATCACGTTAGGCGAACTGGTGAATAATCAGGAAGTCCTGGATGTGTCTGGTCGCCAGCACAGCCACGACGCTCCACGCACAAATCGTGCACAAGACGCAATTGACGTTAAGTTACGCGCTTAA
- a CDS encoding substrate-binding domain-containing protein, with product MKFKLALLSAALVSACMLSGPSFAAEKYEIAVVAKVTGIPWFNRMETGVNEAAKKLDVNAYQTGPSTPDPAQQVKVIEDLIAKNVNAIIVVPNDAKVLEPVLKKARDKGIVVLTHESPDQQIGQWDIETIDSEKYAQANVDELAKDMGGKGGYAIYVGSLTVPLHNAWADYAIKYQKEKYPEMFEVTTRLPVAESIDKSYSTTLDLMKTYPQMKGIIGFGSLGPIGAGQAVQKKRAKDKIAVVGIAMPAQAAPYLMRGDIKKAMLWDPKDAGYALVTVADQLLQGKEVTPDLTIDGLGKADVDMEKKVIRFNKILEVTKDNAQSLGF from the coding sequence ATGAAATTCAAACTCGCATTACTCAGTGCAGCCCTGGTTTCTGCATGCATGTTGTCCGGCCCGTCCTTTGCGGCAGAAAAATACGAAATCGCTGTGGTTGCTAAAGTCACCGGCATTCCGTGGTTCAACCGCATGGAAACCGGCGTGAATGAAGCAGCGAAAAAACTGGATGTGAATGCTTATCAGACCGGCCCTTCCACGCCGGATCCGGCTCAGCAGGTGAAGGTCATTGAAGATCTCATTGCCAAGAACGTTAACGCGATCATTGTGGTACCTAATGACGCGAAGGTGCTTGAGCCCGTGCTGAAAAAAGCGCGCGATAAGGGCATTGTCGTTCTGACCCATGAATCGCCGGATCAGCAAATCGGCCAGTGGGATATCGAAACGATCGACAGCGAGAAGTACGCGCAGGCCAACGTCGACGAGCTGGCGAAGGATATGGGCGGCAAAGGCGGCTATGCGATTTACGTCGGCTCGCTGACCGTGCCGTTACACAACGCCTGGGCCGATTACGCCATCAAGTACCAGAAAGAGAAATACCCGGAGATGTTTGAAGTGACCACCCGTCTACCGGTGGCTGAGAGCATCGACAAATCCTACTCCACCACGCTGGATCTGATGAAAACCTATCCGCAGATGAAGGGCATCATTGGCTTCGGTTCGCTGGGTCCGATTGGTGCGGGTCAGGCAGTACAGAAAAAACGCGCGAAAGATAAAATTGCCGTGGTGGGGATTGCCATGCCAGCACAGGCTGCGCCTTATCTGATGCGTGGCGACATCAAAAAAGCGATGCTGTGGGATCCGAAAGATGCCGGCTACGCGCTGGTGACCGTGGCGGATCAGTTGCTGCAAGGCAAAGAGGTGACGCCAGATCTGACCATTGACGGATTAGGGAAAGCCGATGTCGACATGGAGAAGAAAGTGATCCGCTTTAACAAGATCCTCGAAGTCACCAAAGACAACGCACAATCACTCGGTTTCTAA
- a CDS encoding nickel transporter, translating into MPVMSLNRIRAQRWISLWPLALFLLMAAIGGVWLWQTWPQVMVKSIVWQREVNQQMSVLLKAVAASSAQAGGSLLLFSFLYGVLHALGPGHGKVVITTWLATHPSKLKSSIGLTLTSSLLQGLVAIGLVVVVLSILQLPARQLHLSGFWLEKGSYALVGVLGLLLCWRALKKLHALLRKPRFTAFTPHHVHHENCGCGHQHLPHPEQLHHGDDWRARLMIILSMGMRPCSGAIMVLLFSKVIGVFYWGIASALAMAAGTSLTITSLALLVHSFRTLAVRLSGNRAPVLWRQVGWSTLALAGGVILVVAAGVMWMSAVPMGRGLRPF; encoded by the coding sequence ATGCCAGTAATGTCGCTAAACCGCATTCGCGCACAACGCTGGATATCGCTGTGGCCGCTGGCGCTTTTTTTGCTGATGGCGGCGATCGGTGGCGTCTGGCTGTGGCAAACCTGGCCGCAGGTGATGGTCAAAAGTATCGTCTGGCAGCGGGAGGTGAATCAGCAGATGAGTGTGCTGCTGAAGGCCGTTGCCGCCAGCTCAGCCCAGGCGGGCGGTTCGTTGCTGCTGTTTAGCTTTTTATATGGCGTACTGCACGCGCTGGGGCCGGGGCACGGAAAGGTAGTGATTACCACCTGGCTGGCGACCCATCCTTCAAAACTGAAGTCGAGCATTGGCCTGACGCTGACCTCCTCGTTATTGCAGGGGCTGGTGGCGATCGGGCTGGTTGTGGTGGTGCTCAGCATCCTGCAACTGCCGGCGAGACAGCTCCATCTGAGCGGTTTCTGGCTGGAGAAGGGGAGCTATGCGCTGGTGGGGGTTCTGGGCCTGTTGCTCTGCTGGCGGGCGCTGAAGAAACTACATGCGCTGCTGCGCAAACCCAGGTTTACCGCCTTTACGCCACACCATGTGCACCATGAAAACTGTGGGTGCGGGCATCAGCACTTGCCGCATCCGGAACAACTGCACCATGGCGATGACTGGCGCGCACGGTTGATGATTATCCTGTCGATGGGGATGCGTCCCTGTTCCGGGGCTATCATGGTGCTGCTGTTTAGCAAAGTCATCGGCGTATTTTACTGGGGAATAGCGTCGGCGCTGGCGATGGCGGCGGGCACGTCGTTGACCATTACCTCTCTGGCGCTGCTGGTGCACAGTTTTCGCACGCTGGCGGTCAGGCTGAGCGGTAACCGCGCGCCGGTATTGTGGCGACAGGTTGGCTGGTCGACGCTGGCGTTAGCCGGTGGCGTGATACTGGTGGTGGCAGCAGGCGTGATGTGGATGAGTGCGGTGCCAATGGGAAGGGGATTACGACCGTTTTAA
- a CDS encoding ATP-binding cassette domain-containing protein, whose protein sequence is MTDTTAFITLENISKQFPGVLALDNVNLTLKKGEVHCLAGQNGCGKSTIIKVISGVYQPGKGAQILLDGKLFHHLSPQLSSHYGIQVIYQDLSLFPNFSVAENIAVNRYLPGGDIWVRRGSMKQQALAAMKRIGVSIDPDKKVEKLSIADRQLVAICRAIAADARLVIMDEPTASLTRQEVNGLLRVVNELKADGICVVFVSHRLDEVMEVADRISVMRDGKLVGTYPASELDSHELAFLMTGQRFHYSPLPEKPPVEQEPMLELRNLSRKGKYQDINLSLRSGEIVSIVGLLGAGRTELCLSLFGMTHPESGEIRINGKPVQLRNNHDAIKHGLGYVSEDRLTQGLIMEQSIYDNTIVTVFDKLHTRSGLLDHGKAKTLVADLIRELNIKVADPQLPVKTLSGGNAQRIAIAKWVATQPRILILDSPTVGVDIANKEGIYQIARNLAEQGMAVLMICDEIPEAYYNSHRVLVMRRGKLVAEFNPHRCREEDIAEVVEVIHE, encoded by the coding sequence ATGACAGACACCACCGCATTTATCACTCTTGAGAATATCAGCAAGCAATTCCCGGGCGTGCTGGCGCTGGATAATGTGAATCTGACGCTGAAAAAAGGCGAAGTTCACTGTCTGGCAGGGCAGAACGGTTGCGGCAAAAGCACCATTATTAAAGTGATCTCCGGAGTCTACCAGCCGGGAAAAGGGGCGCAGATCCTGCTGGACGGCAAACTGTTCCACCATCTGTCGCCACAGCTCTCTTCGCATTACGGCATCCAGGTTATCTACCAGGATTTATCCCTCTTCCCGAACTTCAGCGTGGCAGAGAATATTGCCGTCAACCGCTATCTGCCCGGCGGTGATATCTGGGTACGGCGCGGTTCGATGAAGCAACAGGCGCTGGCGGCGATGAAGCGAATTGGCGTCAGCATCGATCCCGATAAAAAAGTGGAAAAACTCTCCATTGCCGATCGCCAGTTGGTGGCGATTTGCCGCGCCATTGCTGCCGACGCGCGCCTGGTCATCATGGACGAACCCACCGCGTCCCTGACGCGCCAGGAGGTCAACGGCCTGCTGCGCGTGGTCAACGAATTGAAAGCCGACGGGATTTGCGTGGTATTCGTCAGCCACCGTCTCGATGAGGTGATGGAAGTGGCGGACCGCATCAGCGTCATGCGCGACGGCAAACTGGTAGGGACGTATCCCGCCAGCGAACTCGACAGCCATGAGCTGGCCTTCCTGATGACCGGTCAACGCTTCCACTACAGTCCGCTGCCGGAAAAACCACCGGTTGAGCAGGAGCCGATGCTGGAACTGCGCAACCTGAGCCGCAAAGGAAAATATCAGGATATCAACCTGTCACTGCGCAGCGGTGAGATCGTGTCGATCGTCGGTCTGCTCGGCGCGGGCCGCACCGAGCTTTGTCTGAGCCTGTTTGGCATGACGCACCCGGAAAGCGGGGAAATCCGCATTAACGGCAAACCGGTTCAGCTTCGTAACAACCATGACGCCATCAAACATGGGCTCGGCTATGTCTCGGAAGATCGCCTGACCCAGGGGCTCATCATGGAACAGTCGATCTACGACAACACCATTGTCACGGTCTTCGACAAACTGCATACCCGCAGCGGCCTGCTCGATCACGGTAAAGCAAAAACGCTGGTCGCCGATCTGATCCGTGAACTGAATATCAAGGTGGCCGATCCGCAGTTGCCGGTCAAAACGCTCTCCGGCGGCAACGCCCAGCGCATCGCCATCGCCAAATGGGTGGCGACCCAGCCGCGTATCCTGATCCTGGACTCCCCGACGGTGGGCGTCGATATCGCCAACAAAGAAGGGATTTATCAGATTGCCCGCAACCTGGCGGAGCAAGGAATGGCAGTGCTGATGATTTGCGATGAAATCCCGGAAGCCTATTACAACAGCCATCGCGTGTTGGTTATGCGGCGCGGGAAGTTGGTCGCCGAGTTTAATCCGCATCGTTGTCGTGAAGAGGACATTGCAGAGGTGGTCGAGGTCATCCATGAATAA
- the iscU gene encoding Fe-S cluster assembly scaffold IscU → MAYSEKVIDHYENPRNVGSFDNSDENVGSGMVGAPACGDVMKLQIKVNNEGIIEDARFKTYGCGSAIASSSLVTEWVKGKSLDEAQAIKNTDIADELELPPVKIHCSILAEDAIKAAIADYKSKREAK, encoded by the coding sequence ATGGCTTACAGCGAAAAAGTAATCGATCATTACGAGAATCCACGTAACGTGGGCTCTTTTGACAACAGCGACGAGAACGTGGGAAGCGGCATGGTGGGTGCACCAGCCTGTGGCGACGTGATGAAGTTGCAGATCAAAGTCAACAATGAAGGTATCATTGAAGACGCGCGTTTCAAGACTTACGGCTGCGGTTCCGCTATCGCGTCCAGCTCCCTGGTCACCGAATGGGTGAAAGGGAAATCGCTGGACGAAGCACAGGCGATCAAAAACACCGATATCGCCGATGAGCTTGAACTGCCGCCCGTGAAAATTCACTGTTCTATTCTGGCAGAAGACGCGATCAAAGCCGCTATTGCGGACTATAAAAGCAAACGTGAAGCAAAATAA
- the hscB gene encoding co-chaperone HscB, translated as MDYFTLFGLPARYPLDIQALSLRFQDLQRQYHPDKFASGTQAEQLAAVSQSATINQAWQTLRHPLMRAEYLLSLHGFDLSNEQHTVRDTAFLMEQLELREELDEIEQAKDEARLERFIQRVKKMFDSRHQLMVEQLDSETWDVAADTVRKLRFLDKLRSSAEQLEEKLLDF; from the coding sequence ATGGACTACTTCACCCTCTTTGGCTTACCGGCCCGTTATCCGCTCGATATTCAGGCGCTGAGCCTTCGTTTTCAGGATCTGCAACGTCAGTATCACCCTGATAAATTTGCCAGCGGTACCCAGGCGGAACAGCTTGCTGCCGTTTCGCAATCCGCCACCATCAACCAGGCCTGGCAAACGCTGCGCCATCCTCTGATGCGCGCAGAATATCTGCTTTCGTTACACGGTTTTGATCTCAGCAACGAGCAGCACACGGTGCGCGACACCGCATTCCTGATGGAACAACTGGAATTGCGTGAAGAACTCGATGAGATCGAACAGGCGAAAGACGAGGCGCGGCTGGAACGTTTTATTCAGCGCGTGAAAAAGATGTTTGATAGCCGCCATCAGCTGATGGTGGAACAACTGGATAGCGAGACGTGGGACGTTGCGGCCGATACCGTGCGTAAACTGCGTTTTCTCGATAAACTGCGAAGCAGTGCAGAACAACTCGAAGAAAAACTGCTCGATTTTTAA
- a CDS encoding ABC transporter permease, protein MKAFAKVLPGDAIIRLQCVIIIVVAVVFSALLGTRFFSVANFQSIGSQLPILGMLALGMGMTMLTGGINLSIIAGANACSLVMAAVIVSHPDNPLFLALALLAGAAVAVAIGTLNGALIAWVGVSPILATLGTMTLISGLNILLSNGTVISGFPAAIQYLGNATLAGIPVALLLFLLVAVLLWVLLEHTTLGRSLYLMGSNEQATRYSGVNTVRVQISVYVISALLGWVAAILMMAKFNSAKAGYGESYLLVTILASVLGGINPDGGFGRIIGLVLALIVLQMLESGFNLLGISSYLTMALWGAVLILFIALQNRRA, encoded by the coding sequence ATGAAAGCGTTCGCAAAAGTATTACCCGGTGATGCCATCATCCGCCTGCAGTGCGTGATTATTATCGTCGTCGCCGTCGTCTTCTCGGCGCTGTTGGGCACCCGCTTTTTCAGCGTCGCAAACTTCCAGTCCATCGGTTCGCAGTTGCCGATCCTCGGCATGCTGGCGCTGGGAATGGGCATGACCATGCTGACGGGCGGCATTAACCTGTCAATTATCGCGGGCGCCAACGCCTGCTCGCTGGTCATGGCCGCCGTCATCGTCAGCCATCCGGACAATCCGCTGTTTCTCGCGCTGGCGCTGCTGGCCGGTGCCGCGGTCGCCGTCGCGATAGGTACGCTGAACGGTGCGCTGATCGCCTGGGTTGGCGTGTCGCCGATCCTTGCCACGCTCGGCACCATGACGCTTATCTCCGGGCTGAACATCTTGCTCTCCAACGGCACGGTGATTTCCGGCTTCCCGGCGGCGATCCAGTATCTCGGTAATGCCACCCTTGCGGGTATTCCCGTCGCCCTGCTGCTCTTCTTACTGGTCGCCGTGCTGCTGTGGGTTCTACTGGAACACACCACGCTTGGGCGCAGTCTCTATCTGATGGGTTCCAACGAACAGGCGACCCGCTACAGCGGCGTGAACACCGTTCGGGTGCAGATTTCCGTCTACGTCATTTCCGCCCTGCTCGGCTGGGTGGCCGCAATCTTAATGATGGCGAAATTCAACTCGGCGAAGGCCGGATACGGAGAGTCTTATCTGCTGGTCACTATTCTCGCGTCGGTGCTGGGCGGCATTAATCCGGACGGCGGATTTGGCCGTATCATCGGTCTGGTGCTGGCGCTGATTGTGCTGCAAATGCTGGAAAGCGGCTTTAACTTGCTGGGGATCAGTAGCTATCTGACGATGGCGCTTTGGGGCGCGGTCCTCATCCTCTTTATCGCATTACAGAATCGTAGAGCCTGA
- the trmJ gene encoding tRNA (cytosine(32)/uridine(32)-2'-O)-methyltransferase TrmJ encodes MLQNIRIVLVETSHTGNMGSVARAMKTMGLTNLWLVNPLVKPDSQAIALAAGASDVIGNAQIVDTLDEALAGCSLVVGTSARSRTLPWPMLDPRECGLKSVAEAANTPVALVFGRERVGLTNDELQKCHYHVAIAANPEYSSLNLAMAVQVIAYEVRMAWLATQENPDAVVHEEAPYPLVDDLERFYGHLEQTLLSTGFIRENHPGQVMNKLRRLFTRARPESQELNILRGMLASIEQQNKSK; translated from the coding sequence ATGCTGCAAAATATTCGAATCGTGCTGGTGGAAACGTCACACACCGGCAACATGGGCTCTGTTGCCCGCGCAATGAAAACAATGGGGTTAACCAATCTGTGGCTGGTTAACCCGCTCGTAAAACCTGACTCCCAGGCTATCGCCCTGGCAGCAGGGGCCAGTGATGTGATCGGCAACGCGCAGATCGTCGACACCCTCGATGAAGCGCTGGCCGGATGCAGTCTGGTCGTCGGAACCAGCGCGCGTTCGCGTACGCTGCCGTGGCCGATGCTCGATCCGCGCGAATGCGGTTTAAAAAGCGTCGCGGAAGCGGCAAATACCCCCGTAGCGCTGGTGTTTGGTCGTGAACGCGTTGGACTGACCAACGACGAACTGCAAAAATGCCATTACCACGTCGCGATTGCGGCAAACCCGGAGTACAGTTCGCTGAACCTGGCGATGGCGGTACAGGTCATCGCGTATGAAGTGCGCATGGCCTGGCTGGCAACACAGGAAAACCCTGACGCGGTGGTGCATGAAGAAGCACCGTACCCGCTGGTGGACGATCTGGAGCGTTTTTACGGTCACCTTGAGCAGACGTTACTGTCGACGGGGTTTATCCGTGAAAACCACCCCGGGCAGGTGATGAACAAACTGCGCCGTCTGTTTACGCGCGCGCGTCCGGAGAGCCAGGAGCTGAATATTCTGCGTGGAATGCTTGCCTCTATTGAGCAGCAGAATAAAAGCAAGTAA
- a CDS encoding ABC transporter permease, protein MNNFRLSRLVGHHEFWLGLLVIALAVGLSVSTDEFLSLGNLTDVATSYAILGILACGLFVVLISGGIDISFPAMTAIAQYAMASWVIAHGGNFLLALAIAVVVGLLLGLINGFLVYWLRVPAIIITIATLNVYYGLLVYATKGTWLYGFPDWFMNGINWFSFTAADGYDYGLTLPLLCLAAAIVFTAILMNYTRLGRQIYAMGGNRDAASRLGLNLLKLHFYVYGFMGVLAGVAAVVQAQITQSVAPNSLLGFELTVLAAVVLGGTSMSGGRGTLTGTLLGVILLAFLQNGLTLLSVSSYWHTVFSGVIILVSISATAWNEKRKLAREL, encoded by the coding sequence ATGAATAACTTTCGTCTCTCCCGTTTAGTCGGGCACCATGAATTCTGGCTGGGGCTGCTGGTGATTGCGCTTGCCGTTGGACTGAGCGTCAGCACCGACGAGTTTCTGTCACTCGGCAATCTGACAGACGTCGCCACCAGCTATGCCATTCTCGGTATTCTCGCCTGCGGGCTGTTCGTCGTGCTGATCTCCGGGGGGATCGATATTTCGTTCCCGGCGATGACGGCAATAGCGCAATACGCGATGGCAAGCTGGGTGATCGCGCATGGCGGTAACTTTCTGCTGGCGCTGGCCATCGCGGTCGTCGTCGGACTCCTGCTCGGGCTGATTAACGGCTTTCTGGTCTACTGGCTGCGCGTGCCTGCAATCATCATCACCATCGCGACGCTGAACGTCTATTACGGTCTGCTGGTGTACGCCACTAAAGGCACCTGGCTGTACGGCTTCCCGGACTGGTTTATGAACGGCATCAACTGGTTTTCCTTCACGGCGGCAGATGGCTATGACTATGGCCTCACGCTCCCGCTACTGTGCCTGGCAGCCGCGATCGTTTTCACCGCCATCCTGATGAATTACACCCGTCTCGGGCGTCAGATTTACGCGATGGGCGGCAACCGCGACGCCGCATCCCGCCTCGGGCTGAACCTGTTGAAGCTGCATTTCTATGTCTATGGTTTTATGGGCGTTCTCGCAGGTGTAGCCGCTGTCGTGCAGGCGCAGATCACACAGTCCGTGGCGCCAAACTCGCTGCTCGGTTTTGAGCTGACGGTACTGGCGGCGGTCGTGCTGGGCGGCACCAGCATGAGCGGCGGGCGCGGTACATTGACCGGTACGCTGTTGGGGGTGATTCTGCTGGCCTTTTTGCAAAACGGTCTGACGCTGCTCAGCGTCTCCTCGTACTGGCACACCGTTTTCAGCGGCGTCATTATCCTGGTCAGCATCAGCGCCACGGCGTGGAATGAAAAACGCAAACTGGCAAGGGAGCTTTGA
- the suhB gene encoding inositol-1-monophosphatase: MHPMLTIAVRAARKAGNVIAKHYETPDSVETSQKGSNDFVTNVDKAAEAIIIETIRKSYPQHTIITEESGEHEGTDQDVQWVIDPLDGTTNFIKRLPHFAVSIAVRIKGRTEVAVVYDPMRNELFTATRGQGAQLNGYRLRGSNARDLDGTIIATGFPFKAKQHATSYMNILGKMFTECADFRRTGSAALDLAYVAAARVDGYFEIGLKPWDFAAGELIAREAGALVCDFTGGHNYMMTGNIVAGNPRVVKAMLASMRDELSDALKR; this comes from the coding sequence ATGCATCCGATGCTGACCATCGCCGTGCGCGCAGCGCGCAAGGCGGGTAATGTAATTGCCAAACACTACGAAACGCCTGACTCAGTAGAAACCAGCCAGAAAGGCAGCAATGATTTTGTGACCAACGTCGATAAAGCCGCCGAAGCGATTATTATCGAAACGATCCGCAAATCTTACCCACAGCACACCATCATCACCGAAGAAAGCGGTGAACATGAAGGTACCGATCAGGATGTTCAATGGGTTATCGATCCACTGGATGGCACCACCAACTTCATAAAACGTCTGCCACACTTCGCCGTTTCTATTGCGGTACGCATTAAAGGCCGTACTGAAGTCGCTGTGGTTTACGATCCCATGCGTAATGAACTGTTCACCGCCACCCGCGGCCAGGGCGCTCAGCTGAATGGCTATCGTCTGCGCGGCAGCAATGCGCGCGATCTGGACGGCACCATTATCGCTACCGGCTTCCCGTTCAAAGCCAAACAGCACGCCACCTCTTACATGAATATCCTCGGCAAAATGTTTACCGAGTGCGCTGACTTCCGCCGCACTGGTTCTGCCGCACTGGATCTGGCGTATGTTGCCGCCGCGCGCGTTGACGGTTATTTCGAAATCGGCCTCAAGCCGTGGGATTTCGCCGCAGGTGAACTGATCGCCCGCGAAGCAGGCGCACTGGTTTGCGACTTTACCGGCGGTCATAACTACATGATGACCGGCAACATCGTGGCAGGTAACCCGCGCGTGGTAAAAGCAATGCTGGCGAGCATGCGTGATGAACTGAGCGACGCGCTGAAGCGTTAA